GCGCATGGGATATCGTTGTCGGCACGTTGTCCAAATCGCTCGGGTCTCAGGGAGGATTTGTCACCGGGTCGCGCGAGTTGATCGACACTTTGCTCAATAAGGCCCGCTCGTTTATTTACACGACAGGTCTTTCGCCGGTCTGCATCGCCGCGGCCCGGACGGCTTTGAGCGTGATGCAGGACGATCCGGCTCTTCGATCCCGCGTGCAAAGGCTGGCGGCCCGGTTGCGCGAGGGTTTCCGTCAACAAGGGTGGGATCTTTTGCGTTCCGAAAGTCACATCGTGCCCATCCTGCTGGGGAGCGCTGATCGGGCGCTGGCTTGCGCGGACCATCTCCAAAAAGGTGGTATTTATGCGCCGGCTATCCGGCCCCCCACCGTGCCGGCGGGGGAGTGCCGTATTCGGTTTAGTGTGACAGCGGAACATTCTGATGAGGACATCGAGACCCTCTTGACCGTCCTTGATACCTACAAGGAGAAACGATGAATAAGGGCATCTTTATAACAGGGACTGATACAGGGGTCGGTAAAACCTTAATTGCTTGCGGGATCGCACGGCTGTTGAAGAAATGGAAGGTTCGGGTGGGGGTGATGAAGCCGATTGCGACCGGCAACCGCCGGGATGC
This sequence is a window from Elusimicrobiota bacterium. Protein-coding genes within it:
- a CDS encoding aminotransferase class I/II-fold pyridoxal phosphate-dependent enzyme: RLLVTESLFSMDGDFAPLKELSELGRRYGAMGFVDEAHAIGVWGEGGKGVRGGAWDIVVGTLSKSLGSQGGFVTGSRELIDTLLNKARSFIYTTGLSPVCIAAARTALSVMQDDPALRSRVQRLAARLREGFRQQGWDLLRSESHIVPILLGSADRALACADHLQKGGIYAPAIRPPTVPAGECRIRFSVTAEHSDEDIETLLTVLDTYKEKR